CAACAGAAGCGAGCGAGGCACACGGCCTGTCAGCGGTCGCGGATAGTCACGCCACCACGCAGCAGGAGTAGGGAGCGGAAAGTCCAGCTGTCTTCGTTGGTTGCGCCCTGTATCTGGTGTGAGTCGGTTTCACCCGGGTAGGTGACGGACTGTTCCTGACCTCGTCGACGGCTGGCGCACGCCCCTTTGTCGGGAACGGTGGGCGTTCGCCGGCCGTCAAACGTGTGCACGCGCCCGACCCCGCAAGCGGAGCCATTCCTCGGCAGCGTCCGATCCGTATCTGGGGTGACGCGATCGGGTCCCCATTAGGGTCGATGTGAGGGGCGATAGCAGAGGATGTCGACGGAACTTCTCCTGATCTTGATCCCGCTGGGATTGGTGCTGGTCGTTGTCTGGATGATGAGACATCCAAAGTCGCTACTCTCGCGGTTATCTGCGGCTGGTTCGTCGGCAGAGAACTTCTACCTCGGCTATCCGACGCAGGTCGAGGATCGCGAGATTGACCACGGAACCGGTGAGCCGTCACGGAGCCTCTCAGAAAAGTGCCGTGCTCAGAAGCGGACCGCTATGGAGGGGGACGATGACCGAACCGTGGGCCGACGGGCCACCGCCGAACCCAGGGCCACCTGGCCTACCGCCCGAAGAAGAGAAGCCACAGGGCATGGGGCCGTGGATTCTCGCCGGGGTTATCTGCACCGCCGCCGTCGTGGCGGTCATCATCGCGGTCGTCGTGGTGGTCAACGGCGGTGACTCGAAGGCAGCGTCCGATTCGAAGAAGGGTGCGGCCTCAAGCTCGCAGGACTCGTCGTCGTCGGCCCCGCCGTCCTCGAGCGGACAGCCCGGACCGGATACGTCGGGTAATGCTCCGCAGAGCCCGACGACCACGGCCGCTCCCACGACAACCGCAGCGCCCACCACCAAGAAGACCTCAGTGGCGCCGACCAACACGCAGACAGCCGAGCCGACCCACGATGCGCAGGACTCCGGCGCGCTCAGCATCGCAGATGCGTGCAGTCAGGCAAGCTCGGCGCAGGGTCAGAAGATTTCAACGAACCCATCGGTCGGCATCTCGTCGGGCCAGGAGGTCTATGTCATGACCTCGCTGCTGTACTACGTCGGATTCATCGATGTTGCGACGAGCTCGTTTACCTCGTCCATCGAGTCCCTCGTGATCGACTACCAGTCGTCGCGTGGGCTGTTTGCCGACGGGATCGTCGGGCCCGACACGTGGGGGCAGCTGATTGCGGACGCCTGCTAGGACTTAGAGTTCGCCGTGGGTGAGCTCACCCGCGAGCAGGGTGGCGTCGACCGTGATCTCGCCGATCGTCTCGGGGTCGACCTCCAGCGGGTCGGCGCCGAGTACGACGAGATCGGCGTACTTGCCGACCTCCAGCGATCCGGAGACATCGTCGAGGAACGACGCGTACGCCGAACCGAGCGTGTAGGCGCGCAGCGCGTCGTACGCCGACACTGCCTCGTCAGCGGCAAGCAGCTGCCCGCCGGAGGTGCGCCGCGTAACCATCGCCTGGATGCCGAGCAGGGGAGCGCCGAGTACGACGGGACGGTCCGAGCTGCCGGTCAGCGTCACGCCCGCGTCCAGGAACGACTGCCCGCGGTAGCACCACGCGGTGCGCTCCGGACCGAGCGCCTCGATCATCCCGTCACCGATCTCGGTGATGAACCGGCCCTGCGGCGTCGGCACCAGCCCGAGCGCCGCGATCCGCTCGACATCTTCCGGACGACATACACCGCAGTGCTCGATCCGGTGCCGATGATTCTCGCGCGGGTACTCCGCGAGCACCTCAGAATAGATATCGATGACCGTCGATACAGCGCGGTCCCCGATCGCGTGGGTCGCGACCTGCCACCCGGCGAGGTGCGCGCCGAGGATCATGTCGCGCAGGTTCTCGACCTCGTCCTGCAAGAAGCCGGAGTTGCCCGGGCTGTTGGCAAACGGCTCGAACATCGCCGCGGTGTGCCCGATCAGCGAGCCGTCACTGAAGACCTTCATCGCGCCGAGGCGTAGGCGATCGCTGCCAAACCCGGTGTGGACGCCAAGGTCCATGCCGTACGCCGAACCCTCATCCTCCGAACGCTCGACCTCATGCAGCGCATCGCTGACCGGCATCAGCGAGACCCGCTGCAGCAGGCGTCCCTCGGCCAGGGCGCGCTGGTAGGCCGCCGCCTCGACCGGCGAATTGCCGACCCAGCCGCCTCCGACGCCGCACTCGGTGACCGCGACCAGCCCCTCGGCGGCGTACTGCGTCGAAGCCGCTGCGATGCACTCGGTGAGCACGCCGGTCGAGTACGGCTTGACCATGCGCTGCACGAGCTCCTGCGCCTGCTCAAGCAGCAGCCCGGTCGGTACGCCCTCGTCGTCGCGCACGACGACTCCGCCCTCGGGCACGGCGTCGAGATCGGCGGCATCGAGTACGGCGCCGCCGACCACGCACATGTGCCCGCTGGTGTGTTTGAGCCACACCAGATGCCGCGGCGCGATCTCATCCAGGCGCGCCCGAGTCGGATGGTCGCCGCCGAGCTTGTTCTGGTCGTAGCCGCTGCCGATGATCCATTCGCCGGGACCGATCTCCGCCGCCGCGCGTTTCACGGCGTCATAGAGCTCATCCAGCGTGCGGATTGCCGGATAGGACAGGTCGATCTCGCGTAGCCGCATGCCCGACATGGCCATGTGGTTGTGCGCGTCGTGGAAGCCCGGGACCACCGTCCGTCCACCGAGGTCGACCGTGCGCGCGGCCGGGACGTCCTCGTCGAGAGCGACGACCCGGCCGTTGAGTACGGCGAGCGACTCGGCGCGCGGGTGCGCATCGGACATGGTGTGGATGCGAGCGTTGGTCAGCAGCAGATCGACCTGCACGGCGTACTCCAGGGGTTGGCGGCTACTTGGGATTGACGCCGGGCTGATGGTGCCCGTCACCGGAGGGTCCGGCCGGCGGCTGGTTAGGGTCGGTCGGCCCCTCGACTCCGGTGGGGTCGGGGTAGCGCGGCTGCTCGCTGCCCTCGCCCGGGGCGGTCGGGCGCTGGTCCGGGGAGCCAGGTGCCGGCGGGCGCGAGTCCTCAGTCCCCTCGGGGGCTGGCGCGACCTCGGTCTGCGGATCTCCGTCCGGGGGCGAGCCCAGCGGACCGGTGCCACCGGGCTCGGTCTGACCCGGGTTGACATCACGCGGCTCTGTGTTATCACTGCCTTGCTCGTCCGAGCTCAGCTTCTGCTTCGCCTTGTTGATCATGTCGTCAAGTCCCACTGGAGTCCCTTCGTCGGATCGTGCGGCACCGCGACCAGACGGGGCGGCTCCTCATTCCTACCGGCAATCCGGTGGGCGCGTCATTAGCTGGGGCATGAATTCTCTAAGGTCGGTCTATGGAGAGCTCAGATCTGGTGCTGACCGAGCGGGACGGGCACGTCCTGACGATCACGATCAACAAGCCGCAGAAGCGCAACGCGATCGACCGCGAGCTCGCCGATCTGCTCGATGCGGCATTCAACGAGCTCGACGATGACGACGAGCTGTGGTGCGGGATTCTGACCGGCGCCGGACCGGCCTTCAGCGCCGGAAGTGACCTCAACGCCGCGGGCGACTACTACACCGAGCGCGGCGGCGAGTACGGCGTCATCCGGCGGGAGCGGCGTACTCCGCTGATCGCCGCAGTCGAAGGGTTCGCGCTCGGCGGGGGCCTGGAGATCGCGCTCGCGTGCGATCTGATCGTGGCCGGCGAGGACGCGCGGTTTGGCCTTCCGGAGGTACGCCGCGGGCTCATCGCCAGCTGCGCCGGGCTGTTTCGCGGCCCGCACGCGCTGCCGCTGAACATCGCGATGGAGCTGGCGATCACCGGCGAGCCCATCACCGCCGAACGGGCCGCGCACTTCGGGCTGGTCAACCGCGTCGTCGACGACGGGTCAGCGCTCGACGAGGCACGCGCGATGGCGCAGGTGATCTGCCAGAACGGCCCGCTGGCGGTCGCGCTAAGCCGAGACGTGGTGCGCCGTACCGCCGGCTTCAACGACCTCGAAGGTTGGGAGCTGACCAGCGCCGCGCGCGATGCGGTCTATGCCTCGGCCGACCGCGAGGAGGGCATTGCCGCCTTCTTCGAGCGGCGTACGCCGAACTGGACCGGCCGCTAGCTAACCCCAACAATCAGAATGGAGCGTTGGTTGCAGTCTTCTGCAACCAACGCTCCATTCTGGTTGGGCGGGAGCGTTACTGCTGCTGCCCGTCCTGCTGCTGGCCGCCGTCGCCGATGCGGTCATCGATCGCGTCGCGGCCCTGCTGAATCTTGTCTTCCTGACCGGAGAAGCGATCGCCGGCTGCCTGCTGGCCCTTATCGAGCAGCTGGTCGGTCTTCTCCTCGTCGCCGAGTGCGTCCTTGCCCTTGCCCAGCATGTCGCCGAGTCCCATGGAAGTCTCCTTCTCGTCGCGATTGGCGAAGCCAGGATTAGCCCCGCCACTGCCAATTCCTACCGGATTGCGGTACCCGACACGCCAGGTTTCCCGATTTTTCTGCCGGCTCGGGCGCCGGATTCGCCGCTGGTTTCCCGCCTGTTCGCCCGCTGTTTCGCTCTCTGGCCGGCCGCGAGACCGCTCCCAGGGAAACCCCCAGACTTAGCGGCGCTATGGCGATCGCGGCGCTGGATGCGTCCAAAAATGGACGAGAGACGGGACCCCATCGCGCTATTCGACGTGGGGCCCCTGCTCTCGTCCATTTTTGGCAGAGGCGCGACGGTGTCGTGTCGCCGTACCTCCGCCGTCACGCGGTAGGGGAGTGCGCCCGCTCACTCCGGCTAGGTACGCCGTACTCCGAGCGGGTATCGTGGATCGGTGCGCCGCCACCCGGCCGCGCACGCCTGGTGGCCCGGCTTCGTGGCCGAGCCGCCGACGCAAGACCCTCCTGTCACGGAAATCCCGTGACCGTCCAGTCCAGAGGAGGTGGGTTTACTAGTGCGTCATTACGAAATGATGGTCATCCTCGACCCGCAGGTTGACGACCGTACCGTCGGAACGCAGCTCGAGCGGTTCCTGGCGATCGTCACCAAGGACGGTGGCACCGTCGACAACGTCGATATTTGGGGCCGACGCCGTTTCACCTACGAGATCAAGAAGCATGCTGAGGGCATCTACGCCGTCATCGACATGCAGGCCACGCCGCAGACGGTCGCCGAGCTCGACCGCCAGCTCAATCTCAACGAGCTGATCCTGCGCACCAAGGTCATCCGTCCCGAGATTCGGTAGTCCATCCACACGTACGGCGTGTCGTCCACTTCGGACCCCTGTGCAGTGACAGAAGTCGCCGCGAGCCGGTAGACACTACACACGCAGGCGCGTCGTACATCGAGAGGAATCCACCATGGCAGGCGAAACCGTCATCACGGTCGTTGGCAACCTGACCGCAGACCCCGAGCTGCGGTTCACCCCGTCAGGGGCTCCGGTCGCCAACTTCACTATCGCGTCGACCCCGCGCACCTTCGATCGCCAGAGCGGCGAGTGGAAGGACGGCGAGGCGCTGTTCATGCGCTGCAGCATCTGGCGGCAGGCGGCAGAGAGCGTCGCCGACTCGCTCACCAAGGGCACGCGAGTGGTGGCCACCGGCCGGCTCAAGCAGCGTTCGTTTGAGACCAAGGAAGGCGAGAAGCGCACCGTGGTCGAGATGGACGTCGATGAGATCGGTCCCTCCCTGCGTTACGCGACCGCCAAGGTCACCAAGGCTTCCCGCGGCTCCGGCGGCGGGGGCGGCGGCTACGGCGGTGGCGGCGGCCAGTCCGAGGACCCCTGGGGTTCGGCACCGGCTGCCGGCGGCGGCGGTGGATTCAGCGACGAACCGCCCTTCTAAGCACCCGCGGTCAGTCCGGGACGACCCGGCGTACGCCGCACCCATTCATCAGGAGTAAACTCCATGGCTAAGCCAGTCATTCGCAAACCGAAGAAGAAGCCCAACCCGCTGTTCGCGGCCGAGATCGAGTACATCGATTACAAGGACACCGCGATGCTGCGCAAGTACATCTCTGACCGCGGCAAGATCCGTGCCCGCCGCGTCACCGGTGTGACCTCGCAGCAGCAGCGCCAGCTCGCCAAGGCGATCAAGAACGCCCGCGAGATGGCCCTGCTGCCCTACACGAGCACCGCTCGCTAAGGGGTTAGGGAAATGTCCAACATGAAGCTCATCCTGACCAACGAGGTCAGCGGCCTCGGCGCCCCCGGCGACGTGGTTGAGGTCAAGGGTGGTTACGCCCGCAACTACCTCATCCCGCGCGGGTTCGCGATGCTCGCGACCAAGGGTGCGGAGAAGCAGATCGCGCAGATCAAGCGGGCCCGCGAGGTGCGTGACGTCCGCGATCTGGACCACGCCAAGCAGATCGCGGCCGAGCTCGCCGCCCTCACCGTGCGCCACGCTGCGCGCGCGGGCGACGACGGCCGACTGTTCGGCTCGCTGACCGCCACCGACGTCGTCGAGGCCGTCTCCGCCGCTGGCGGTCCGCAGCTGGACCGCCGCCGCATCGAGCTGCCCGGTCACGTCAAGACGACCGGCAAGCACGAGGTGTCGGTGAAGATCCATGAGGATGTCACCGGCCGCTTCACCATCGAGGTCGTGCCCGGCTAGTACGCCTGTTTGTCGAGTACGCCGTCACCCCGCGCGGGTGGCGGCGTACTCGACGTTTGGGGCGGTGACGCCTGGGGATACTGGCCGGTAACCCCCCTTGCGAAGGGCCCGCGACGCGCGGTATAGGAGCCTGCAGCGGGGGACAAAAAATTCTGGAAAGAAGTTTTCATCCACAAGCTGTGATTGGCAAAAACCCAGGTCATCGGCCATGTGAATTGATATACACAGCCTCATCCACAGGCTCGATCACAGGCCGTCCGCGTGTCGTCCACAGGCCCGCCGCGTGTCGCGCACACGTTGTCCACAGGTCTGTGCACATCGAGAGTTGTCGATGCCTGCCAGGCGGGCCTATCTTTGCTGGCGGCCCTCTCCGACGGCCACGAGTCTTCAGTCCATGTCTGCCCCATCTGTCACAGTCGCGGCATGCCACATGAGGTCTCTCTGACCGGGGAGCAGCCACACCGGTCGGGTCGTCGAGCGAAGGGGAGTGCGGGCGTGAGTGCAGTCGCCACCGAGGAGTACGCCGAGCCACGGGATTGGGACAGCAACGACCGCCAGCCGCCGCAGGACGTCGCCGCGGAGCAGTCCGTGCTCGGCGGCATGATGCTCTCCAAGGACGCGATCGCCGACGTCGTGGAGACGCTGCGTCCGGACGACTACTACCGGCCCGCGCACCAGATGGTGCACGACGCGATCCTGGACCTTTACGGGCGCGGCGAGCCGGCCGACATCCTCACCGTCGGCGATGAGCTGACCAAGCGCGGGCTGCTGCTGCGCGTCGGCGGTCCGGCGTACCTGCACACCCTGATCAACCTCGTCCCGACC
The nucleotide sequence above comes from Epidermidibacterium keratini. Encoded proteins:
- a CDS encoding peptidoglycan-binding domain-containing protein, with protein sequence MTEPWADGPPPNPGPPGLPPEEEKPQGMGPWILAGVICTAAVVAVIIAVVVVVNGGDSKAASDSKKGAASSSQDSSSSAPPSSSGQPGPDTSGNAPQSPTTTAAPTTTAAPTTKKTSVAPTNTQTAEPTHDAQDSGALSIADACSQASSAQGQKISTNPSVGISSGQEVYVMTSLLYYVGFIDVATSSFTSSIESLVIDYQSSRGLFADGIVGPDTWGQLIADAC
- a CDS encoding amidohydrolase gives rise to the protein MTGTISPASIPSSRQPLEYAVQVDLLLTNARIHTMSDAHPRAESLAVLNGRVVALDEDVPAARTVDLGGRTVVPGFHDAHNHMAMSGMRLREIDLSYPAIRTLDELYDAVKRAAAEIGPGEWIIGSGYDQNKLGGDHPTRARLDEIAPRHLVWLKHTSGHMCVVGGAVLDAADLDAVPEGGVVVRDDEGVPTGLLLEQAQELVQRMVKPYSTGVLTECIAAASTQYAAEGLVAVTECGVGGGWVGNSPVEAAAYQRALAEGRLLQRVSLMPVSDALHEVERSEDEGSAYGMDLGVHTGFGSDRLRLGAMKVFSDGSLIGHTAAMFEPFANSPGNSGFLQDEVENLRDMILGAHLAGWQVATHAIGDRAVSTVIDIYSEVLAEYPRENHRHRIEHCGVCRPEDVERIAALGLVPTPQGRFITEIGDGMIEALGPERTAWCYRGQSFLDAGVTLTGSSDRPVVLGAPLLGIQAMVTRRTSGGQLLAADEAVSAYDALRAYTLGSAYASFLDDVSGSLEVGKYADLVVLGADPLEVDPETIGEITVDATLLAGELTHGEL
- a CDS encoding crotonase/enoyl-CoA hydratase family protein; the protein is MESSDLVLTERDGHVLTITINKPQKRNAIDRELADLLDAAFNELDDDDELWCGILTGAGPAFSAGSDLNAAGDYYTERGGEYGVIRRERRTPLIAAVEGFALGGGLEIALACDLIVAGEDARFGLPEVRRGLIASCAGLFRGPHALPLNIAMELAITGEPITAERAAHFGLVNRVVDDGSALDEARAMAQVICQNGPLAVALSRDVVRRTAGFNDLEGWELTSAARDAVYASADREEGIAAFFERRTPNWTGR
- a CDS encoding Rv0909 family putative TA system antitoxin yields the protein MGLGDMLGKGKDALGDEEKTDQLLDKGQQAAGDRFSGQEDKIQQGRDAIDDRIGDGGQQQDGQQQ
- the rpsF gene encoding 30S ribosomal protein S6 — encoded protein: MRHYEMMVILDPQVDDRTVGTQLERFLAIVTKDGGTVDNVDIWGRRRFTYEIKKHAEGIYAVIDMQATPQTVAELDRQLNLNELILRTKVIRPEIR
- a CDS encoding single-stranded DNA-binding protein, yielding MAGETVITVVGNLTADPELRFTPSGAPVANFTIASTPRTFDRQSGEWKDGEALFMRCSIWRQAAESVADSLTKGTRVVATGRLKQRSFETKEGEKRTVVEMDVDEIGPSLRYATAKVTKASRGSGGGGGGYGGGGGQSEDPWGSAPAAGGGGGFSDEPPF
- the rpsR gene encoding 30S ribosomal protein S18 yields the protein MAKPVIRKPKKKPNPLFAAEIEYIDYKDTAMLRKYISDRGKIRARRVTGVTSQQQRQLAKAIKNAREMALLPYTSTAR
- the rplI gene encoding 50S ribosomal protein L9, coding for MKLILTNEVSGLGAPGDVVEVKGGYARNYLIPRGFAMLATKGAEKQIAQIKRAREVRDVRDLDHAKQIAAELAALTVRHAARAGDDGRLFGSLTATDVVEAVSAAGGPQLDRRRIELPGHVKTTGKHEVSVKIHEDVTGRFTIEVVPG